The DNA sequence CATTGTCTATACTATAGGAAGTGAAAACCATCAAAACTGTCTATATATTGCAATAGAGTATATTTCTCGCATTGTTCTATTCTGTGTAGAGCTCAAACTTAGATAACCTTGGAGTTAGAATTCTAATGGTTGGATTCTTTTTCTTGGTAACAACACTGAAAATGTCAGAAAATTCTATCTCTGAACCTAGTGGCAATTTCCACTTATAGGAATGCAAAAATGAAGCCAAGATGTACTTGAGTGTCCTCTCCGCTAGTGTCAGCCCTGCACATATTCTTCTCCTTGACCCAAATGGAAAATATTTAAAGCTGTTGCCCAAATAATCAAACCTACCATAAGCATTATTTAGAAACCTCTCAGGTTTAAATTCCAAGGGATTCCCCCAATACTTTGGATCCCTTTGTATAGCCCAAGCATTCAAGAAAATACTAGAACCTTTGGGTACATGGTACCCTCCAATGATGCTAGATTCACTTGGAGTACGAACTAAAAGGAAAGGACCAGGTGGGTGCACACGGAACGTCTCTTTAATAACAGCTTCTAAATAATGTAATTTGAGCAAATGAGATTCTTCAACTAAGTTGTCCAACCCCACAATTTCTGTTAATTCTTCAGTAACCTTTTTCATTATCTCTGGATGCTTCAACAACCTTGCCATCACCCATTCACACATAGTTGTTGTTGTGTCGGATCCAGTCACCACTATGTCCTATTTAAACAAGAGTAAGGTGATTAGATCAattgaagattgaaagaaaaaaaaacaaacaaaccaaaataaaGTTTGGATGTCTATGAATTAGTTAAAGTTATTAATGGTAAAATCAACCCCTCATGTTCAGCTCTAAAGTACTAATGAAATAAGAAAGTAAAAAAGCAgacacaaacatatatatatatatacacatacaagaACCATAGCCTTAAGTTGTGTCATGCTCTTTGATGGTGTACCGTAGTCTTGCTCCCTTAGTTCCAAGAGAACTTCCAAAAAGTACTTTTGTCTTGTCTTTGTCATTCCCTCTTCTTTGGCTTTGGCCAAACTCTTGATCTGTCTATTAATGGCATAATCAAGTACTCCATCAATggtttcaaaaattctcttTGCTTTCCTTCCAATCCCTTGTAAATCAAAGCTGGCTAAAGCCGGGAAAAAATCCGAAACATTGTTTTTCCGAGAATGATAAATAATTCTGTAAAGATATGCTTAAACTCTACTCCAAACTTAGCCCCTTCCTCTCCACATAGTGTGCCACCCCAAATCATGTTCATGATGGTATTCATCACCGTTACAAACACCAGGTCCCCTAAATCTATAGGTGTGCCTTTTTTGTCATACAGACTTTTAATGGTGTTCCTTACCTCTTCTTTTTGTAAAGCAAATGTACTATTAAGATTTGCTGGACTTAACATCTCTCTCACAAACATCTTCCGCAACATCTTCCAGTTAGGACCATTCAGGGAAAGACCAATATTAACTGCCCCGTATGAGAGAGAAAGTCCAACTATGTTAATATCACGGTTGGAAAATATTGCATCTTGGTCACGAACAACTTCTTTAACTAGTGAGGGTGAGCTAATCACAATGCACAATTTGTTTCCAAGCCAGACCTTATAGATGGGGCCATAGATCCCATACAgttgttcaaattttgtatgaAGTTCTGTACCTACAAATGGAAGATACCCAACTATTGGCAAGCCACAGGACCTGGTGGCAATGGAGGTACTGCAgcctttctttgtttcttgacAGCCAACCATAACACCACAAATATACCAAACAAAATAGTGAGAGTTGAGCTAGAAAATCTCTCATCGCCAGCATAGGACCTCCACCACCCCATCGCAGAAGCTGCATTCAAGTGTAGgaagaagtgaaaaaaaaaatggtcaaaataaaaaatatgtatgttATGTGTGTTGAGTTGAAGCATGGCCTAGAAGGTAAGGAAGAAGATAGAATGAGACTTATCAGTGAGATTTGAGCATGTATAAGTATTTTGTTAGAGATAATCGAAGTGTtagatttataaaaagaaataatgatCACATATTAATGTGGTTACGCTTTACCATTGATTAGTGTGAAGGAAATCACATTGGCACTTGCAATTTGAGTCACATGGGCCTAAGAAGTCTTATCAATATGTTGACGTTTTACAGTTCATTTAGGCAGTTAGGTGGTTTGTGGAGGTTTGAGCTACCTCTCTCtcccaatttatttatttaattttattttatattttcttaccGCTTTTCGCAAATTCTCATAACCTGGACTACCTTCACAATTTAATATTGAAATTgactttgaaatattttgtttgggtCAAATATTGGGTTGGATTCTTGTTTACTAGAGTTTTGTGTGTGTATAGATACATGTTCTTTAGGcttatttggatagtgagagtattttatcatatctaattttaatgttataatttttttaaaatttcacacaaaatataataaataatttaatttttttaaatatcaaaataataataatattctaacaatattttatttcattttcatttaaaactacCTCATCTTATCTCGCTATCTAAACTGTACATCAATCTTTTTTAGCTGTTTATTGCTCAATCTTAATTTGACTATTTTAATTACACGAATCAAATATATCAATTTTGATTTTGGACTCATTATAGTATATAGATGCATATATGGCGTGCTGTAATTATCTGTATACTTTGTTTAGTAAAATATGCATGCGCCTACAAAAGAAATGATTATGTTGAATTAATACAAAGAAACTTATATCAATCCATTTTGAATTCTTTAATTTAAATGGATTGAATTGAACTTATTaacataatattatatctttaaaaacatatataacttGTATcaaaatatatgtacatactcAAAAGTACTACATCAGcaacaaaatcaatttgaagATTGATGCCCATAACCAAAATTAGTACATATTTCCAACTTCTCAACACTTATCTAAATATCCAAGCAAAATGGAATTGTGATCCCATAAAATTCATCTACatgaacaaataaataaaaaaccataTTCCACGAATCCATTCCAACATACACTAGTTATTAACATTAAATTACTCTGagttttaagaaattaaaaaaatactaacctGGTCTTAGAGCTTTAAAACTTGTTTAATTATATAGATCGTTCAAGTGAAGCATGTTGACAAGATATTGATATGTttataatcgttttgaaaagaTCAATTGGCCCATTTAAGCCAAATTTTGTCACAACAAGTAACAAGTCTTTACTCTCGTATCAGTTTACAAATCatgtgttaaaaaattatatgggtCCGAAGCAAATTTTCTGCTAGCTAGACTATTTTTCGATATATCTTGTGAGCTTGTTAGAAAGAAACTCTGGTGTGGAATGATCAACAATAATAGAGCCGTTTTGAGGGATTAATATGTGATAATTAAGCAATTTTTTACTGTTCATCTCCCCGTTCACATATCAGCTTTATGATTAGTGATTGCAAAAAGATATTGAATACCATGAAACCATACCATAACATAAGAAAACAAGCAAAAAGATAATGAGATTTGAGGAAATATTTTTGGAATTGATAAAGGAAGAGACTAATTACAAGTTGGAACTTTGGACGGAAgtcacaactttttttttttttttttttaataacagaaCATCCATTCATTTAAAGAGGACATACAACTTTGACTTAAAACATCAAGCTAGTTACAAACATTAAAAGCTTCTCAACACACTAATGTAGTTGACATTGTCTAGTCCAGACGCTAAACTCTAAAGACCTAAGTCTAAGAGACAGCTCAACTCTATCTATAATAGAGTTACCAAATCCCCATACCCGACTAAGCGGAATATGGGGCACCAAATATGTGACTTAAAACGGAAGTCACAGCTTGATCTTTGAGAACAAGAGCTTTAATTTACAAATATGGATCAAATGGTGTTTCGAATTCTGCACAACTCATGTTTGAGCACGCCTTTATATAGAGCCTGAAGTCATGACTTTTTGCTTCGAATAAGTCTATACGTGACTTATCCTGACTTATCCTGATTATACGGAAGTCATAATCATACTATTACTTTCTTTTCATTCATCTAATCACCGAGATGTATTGATGGCATATACTTTCACGATTTCAAACTTTAGTCACGCAAAGTCCTTACCAATCTTTCTAAATCTTCTTTTTTTGGCATATACTTTTCacgatttcaaactttttcataaaaacttctttcattttcataaatGGATCTGTGTTCTTCCCAGCCTTTTcacgttttgttttgtttttctttttgtttttcttttttttggttgttgttaGTAGTCTTGTCCCAGTAACTTCCCAGCCTTatcaaatttttcctttttctttttggttctttttagTAGTCTTGTCCTAGGGGTGGGCAAATTTCCGAGATTTCTGACTCCGACCGACCTCCACTTCGATTCTGACTacatcggagtcggagtttcgGAAATCGGAGTGGATTTCGCAAGTGGAGCGGAATCCGAAGTCGAAGTCAGAGCCAAACATAGCTCCGAACTCCGAACTtcgatgtttttttttaataattacacATCGTTTTGCATCTGTGTTTAATGTTTACTATTTTAAACGACGTCGTTCCAATTAAATAGGAATGACGTCGTTTTGCTCCGTGAGGGTCAAACCGCTTGAGCTATTTCTTCTTGCATCGGTCTCAGACCACTCAGGCAGTAGGCTGGACACTCACAGTCCACACTCACGGCACTCTCTTCGTCTCTCGCACACACCGTCACGGACTCACACGGCTCACGGCGCACCATCGTAGGCTCGCACCCCTAGCGGCCCAACCAGCCACCAGGTTTCCTTCGTCACGCTGCCCAGTTCACGCCATCATCAACCGGTAAGTTTTGGAATTTAAATTCATGCCTTTTAGTAGAGAATCAGAGATTGTGGATTTATATTCTGTGAATCTGTAATGGCTATTGATTTTGGATTGTGTAGATTGTAGGAAATTAGGAATATGTTTGTATCATGGTGTGAATATGTGTTAAATTTTATCATGGTGTTTGTGGTTGGACAGTGAACGGAATGTGTTTGTGAAAATGTACCTGAGAAAAAACCAATGATTTTCTGTTCGGAATCACTTCGAACAAGGCTTAAATCACTTCTAAATTCAATCCAGGGTCATTTAGCTTTTGTTTCAAAACTAGTTTCTTAAACAAAAACCAATTATCATAGtggaaaattttcattttctttttaacttataACACACATCAACACTAAGCCATCAGATATGGCTCCCacataaaatagaaatattcaagattaaatcatttaaatacCACATAAAAGGTTGATGGTGCTTTTTGCATCTACGCATGTTTTTAAACATGCTGATTAAAGCAGGGAAAAAGCACAATAATAAAGTTTGGCCCAACACACAATGCATGCTACAAGAGGACCAAACTAAACTAACCAACACTACATAAGGACATTGAATTCTTAAACACTAACCAACTGTTTCTAAGACATTTATTATTTGAAAGCATGAGCATCCAAGTTTGAGTTATTAACTTACCACACCCATAGATTTAGTGATCTTAAATCTATTGAAATAACTGACTTCTTATTAGCAAGTTTAAATATCAACTAATCGGAAAGCAACATTAGACTCTAGTGTCTGCACTATACATCATGTAAGTggcatatattttttataattagagaAGAGGCCCTTGACTATAAACTGtacaaaaatgaatttaaacttaaaaatGCCCATCCAAAAGGCTGACCTTATATGTAGATTCATGCTTATAGTAAACCCCCCTTAgtgatatatatacacataaaccATAATTATGCCCAATATCAGGCCCATCATGCATGTCAATCCTATACTGCTTTCATATAGGATTTTGGTTCCCTATTGATTTTGGTCAGGGGCTAGAGCTGTCCAATACTGCTttcatatgttttatatatatgatatataaatatataatgtttatttatatgatatataaatatataagtttatttatcttatttttatagtCTAATTGGTTAGGACTTCTCTTAGGTAGTTGGTGCATGGTTATTATCATATAATCATATTATGTATGGGGTGGGCTTGTTGTACCAACTACCAACTCTCTGTATGTTGTACTGATTGTAATGTAAAAATGGGCAGAGCCCAATACATGTAACttcttttatttgcttttatttgtttatttcttttaaagaaacaatACATATGCTgcacaaagaaagtaataaacttatatatttatatatcatataaataaacttcatatatttatatatcatatataacacacatatatgtatgtgtgttaattAATAGGCCAAACTTTATATATTGTGCATATGCAATCTATTTACTTACTTGCTCTTATATCATATATACTTActtgctctaattttattttatttacagtatTTACATTGTTTATTTTAGTAACTAACTTcttgcttttaatttaatttttcaggttctttgattttaaatagtATGGATTCTACTGCTAGTAGAAGTAGAGATTGTGGAGACAATGCCAATGCTCCTGCACTGGCGGAGGCTTCCATCCCAACGATGGCATGTACTTCCACCCCTAGAGTCCCATCTAGGGCTGCATGTAGACCAGCATCTAGAGTAGCTACTTCTTGTGCATCCAGTCGACTCCTAGTAGATATAGAAGGAGAAGATGAAAATATGTTCAATGAAGAGGAGGAATGGCAGATGTGCCCATTGAGCAAGATTGATCACCACAGCCTTCTAAAAAACGGTCGTGgacgtgggaacatttcacTAAAATTCTTGGTGATAATGTGAACCGTCAAGTAAGATGTAATCATTGTGGACAACTTTGTGGTTGCCgttcaaagaaacaaggcacCAATGTATTGATAGCACATCTTACTGGTTGCCAACGGTATAAGATTGCGAAGGGATTGGCAGCCACTGGCACTGATCAAACCAAGCTGAGTTACGAAACTCAAATGGCAACTGATGCTGGCGGATCACATGTTAAGAAGCTTATAATCCCTCAATATAGTGAGAAGATGTAGCGGGAATTACTTGCAGAGATGATCATTAAtaatgagatgccttttaccacaATTGACAAGAAAGGCCTCAACAAATTTGTGCACTATCTTAAGCCACGTTTTCCCATGCCTTCACGGTACACAGTTATGCGTAATTGTTTAAAGAGGCATTTGAAGGAGAAGACGGAAATGAAAGAGATGTTTTCTCGGACTGGCTAGAGAGTGTCATTCACCACTGATACATGGACGTCCATACAAAATATGggctacatgtgtatcacagccCACTTTATTGACAGTGAGTTGACACTGCATAAACGGATAATTGGATTTAAAGAGATTGTTGATCACAATGGTGCATCCATTGGTGCAATGATGGATGATTGTATTCAAGATTGGGGAATTAAAAAAGTCATTTGTATCACAGTTCACAATGCTAGtgccaatgatactgcaattgagTGGTTAAAGAGGAATGCAGCAGTAAAAAATGATATCATTCGTGAACACGAGTTTATACATGTCtaatgttgtgctcatatcatCAACCTCATTGTTTCAGAGGGGATGAAGAAGGTTGATGATTCAATTACCAAAATCTGTAACATTGTGAGATCTGTGAGGTGTGACGCCCCctaattccatttgggatcggatggacatttgaagtttcgagacatgcaacacaaggttacctgcccccgttcatgacatataagatgcaatattcctaacatgcatctaacaatatgcaatattcgcagcagataaattttttctttagcaatattatgcaccaaattgaaaataacccaaatgtttaaaacatacttcatacataaaaatccattgaacaactaaaatcacaacactagtccaaaatggttatgatccaaaaagtactagagatgcaactcaaccATACAAGTACTAATTTATGtcaattactatattaacatttatgtcgcaccgtcgcttagtcaactgtgtctagttgatcagctcctgattctccttcaggtcctgtaacaagatctaccattcggggggaatggtagttgggactaccaaagtgagatttgattacaaatctcagtaaattaacaaaaaaacttccacacaagctaataatgcatggatgacagtaaaatcataaatgcataatcaaattcataagtaattaaagcataacttggcgtacaacatagcataattgacataacttaaattgaaacatgaacttgatctgaaacttgactaagtatgaacttactctaaaacttgaattaacatgaaaaatacatactccacagttgttgtggccctatgtattctacgtgtaaatacatactctacagttgttgtggccccatgtattctacacatcacaatgcagttaaataaatacttcacagttgttgtggccccatgtattctacacaaactgaatgtactcaagatgaaacgtgactggaatacgaaaggactggagccctgacgtaacataacgtgatttgaacataacttgaaatacatgaccaacttgagatagaaacatttcttaacatggcataacatataatagacaacatatttaacatgacatacttgtaatgtacagtaatacataacagaatatattatgtaccagataaaaattgatgacagaataaattctgtataataaacaattacgtgataacttggcatggcatgacatatatgataacatacatacatacactgtagttcctttacttagtacacatacacagtagactgctagtaagttaaaagctaacttacctcgatctccgcggttcttataaaacttcaagtgcgatcacgaggaactgtaattagtgattctaaaagttagaactaaattactaataatttgaaatatggaaaatactaacttaaagaataaaattttcattttactctctacatgtgggaaaatgaccattttacccataacttaaggattttgcatactaactccaaaagtttccaaaatttacattcctcatgtaaattttgtcctaaacttaaatatcaactcagaaaaatttaaaacaaaacacaactatgaagaacacactatggccgaaacatccataggccatttcccttgatttttgttgcagttccttccaacttcaaaactcatgcttaaaccaaaattttgcaacaaacatcttccaatcctaagttcaaaaccatacttaaaacatccatttagaaaaagctaataattaacaccaaacttttttgtaaaaagatccaagcacttgaatcacaagttttgaccttaaatcaaaacatctccaagaatttcaaaaatcaaatcttacttctaacatattcataatatcatcctaacatcaaccatgctttaaattatcaaactaaagtcaccaaaatcacaaaataacatttcgagtttttggttttaaacttagtccaaaaacagaaactttttcctcaactagttttgataaatctcttgatctatgacttataaatatatgatcttcaaaccaaaccatcacatggtttagaaagatgtcctaaaacatatataagcttctaattcaagatcacatggttagaaattaaccaaaacataaatttagccaagaatatccacactttagcttatctgaatatctctttgcataaaatttcatatctttgaaactaacatcaaatatcttcaaaataataatataacatgtatataagatgcttaggatcctccaataaaattattaaagtcattagaataggtttagaccaccaaagagttaaactttctcaaaacagaaactatttttcttcttccagtttctaagtttctaaatctaagaaaatctttcatcaaaacctttaatcatgcaaaaatcctcaaccaatagtcacatatacatgttaacaatactccataaaactttcggaccaatatctatccattagcttggtcaaaaactctaaactataacatattctccagtttatctcccagaatgacctttctatagtttatataatatttaactgACCGAATGATCTTCTACCCAAGGTTggccaaaatatctataaaagattatctcataatattctatccaataatatctacaaaaaatcaacttaagatatttttatctaataatatctataaaaatcaactcaaaatatttttactcaataatattcacgaaaattacctcaagatatttctttttatccaataatatttacagttttgaacagacgttttgtccgaaaatatgaaaaaaatgttattgcgccataagactttaaataacactccgagtctaatggcacaaaccataatacattttgacacttctaactatctccaataatcaaaagcacacttctgataccatagtaaata is a window from the Carya illinoinensis cultivar Pawnee chromosome 14, C.illinoinensisPawnee_v1, whole genome shotgun sequence genome containing:
- the LOC122293562 gene encoding 3,9-dihydroxypterocarpan 6A-monooxygenase-like, whose protein sequence is MGWWRSYAGDERFSSSTLTILFGIFVVLWLAVKKQRKAAVPPLPPGTELHTKFEQLYGIYGPIYKVWLGNKLCIVISSPSLVKEVVRDQDAIFSNRDINIVGLSLSYGAVNIGLSLNGPNWKMLRKMFVREMLSPANLNSTFALQKEEVRNTIKSLYDKKGTPIDLGDLVIIYHSRKNNVSDFFPALASFDLQGIGRKAKRIFETIDGVLDYAINRQIKSLAKAKEEGMTKTRQKYFLEVLLELREQDYGTPSKSMTQLKAMVLDIVVTGSDTTTTMCEWVMARLLKHPEIMKKVTEELTEIVGLDNLVEESHLLKLHYLEAVIKETFRVHPPGPFLLVRTPSESSIIGGYHVPKGSSIFLNAWAIQRDPKYWGNPLEFKPERFLNNAYGRFDYLGNSFKYFPFGSRRRICAGLTLAERTLKYILASFLHSYKWKLPLGSEIEFSDIFSVVTKKKNPTIRILTPRLSKFELYTE